A single region of the Peromyscus eremicus chromosome 16_21, PerEre_H2_v1, whole genome shotgun sequence genome encodes:
- the Smim29 gene encoding small integral membrane protein 29 isoform X2: protein MSNTTVPNAPQANSDSMVMYVQKKKRVDRLRHHLLPMYSYDPAEELHEAEQELLSDVGDPKVVHGWQSSYQHKRMPLLDIKT, encoded by the exons ATGAGTAACACGACAGTGCCCAATGCCCCCCAGGCCAACAGCGACTCCATG GTAATGTATGTGCAGAAGAAAAAGCG TGTGGACCGGCTTCGCCATCACCTGCTTCCCATGTACAGCTATGACCCTGCAGAAGAGCTCCATGAGGCTGAGCAGGAGctgctgtctgatgtgggtgacCCCAAG GTGGTACATGGCTGGCAGAGCAGCTACCAACACAAGCGAATGCCCCTGCTGGACATCAAGACGTGA
- the Smim29 gene encoding small integral membrane protein 29 isoform X1 has protein sequence MSNTTVPNAPQANSDSMVGYVLGPFFLITLVGVVVAVVMYVQKKKRVDRLRHHLLPMYSYDPAEELHEAEQELLSDVGDPKVVHGWQSSYQHKRMPLLDIKT, from the exons ATGAGTAACACGACAGTGCCCAATGCCCCCCAGGCCAACAGCGACTCCATGGTGGGCTATGTGTTGGGGCCTTTCTTCCTCATCACCCTGgtcggggtggtggtggctgtg GTAATGTATGTGCAGAAGAAAAAGCG TGTGGACCGGCTTCGCCATCACCTGCTTCCCATGTACAGCTATGACCCTGCAGAAGAGCTCCATGAGGCTGAGCAGGAGctgctgtctgatgtgggtgacCCCAAG GTGGTACATGGCTGGCAGAGCAGCTACCAACACAAGCGAATGCCCCTGCTGGACATCAAGACGTGA